In Chloroflexota bacterium, the genomic stretch AGTTATGCGGCATAGATTTGCCTCCTTTGCCGTCTGATTTCAGCTTAGTGCGAATGTGCCTTATATTAATGCCTAGCAAGATTTGGCGCAAATGCCCACTTACTAACAGGATGGGGAGGATGGGATGTATGGATGATGTGTGGGTTGGAGATGTAATATACTCTTTTGCGCTATAGATAATTGATACTTTGTATTATTTTTGAGGTGATTTATTATGAGTGACGCAAACGCGATTATTGACGCTTGGCGCGAACGGATGCAGGAGTGGGACCGATTTATGGCTGAGCTGCGCGGTGGCGAAGGCGGTCATGGACACGGTGGGCATAGCGGTCATGGACAGGCGCAAGGGCGAGGCGACAGGCGAGCTACGTTTATCCACAAGCCGCTGGATCCGCGCCGCACGGACGACGCGGTGCTTAACGGTATCCTAGACCTTGTGAGCGTGGACTACGAAGTGCTGGATGTTGGTGGCGGCTCTGGGCGATTTGCGATTCCCTTGGCTCTGCGTGCGAAGCACGTAACGGTAGTCGAGCCATCAGAAGATTCGGTCGAGCTGCTGAACGAACGCGTGACAGACTTTGGTATCGAAAACATCACTATCATCAACGAGGCGTGGGAGGATGTGCCGGAGCCGGCGGCGGATGTCGTGCTGTGCTCGCTAGTGCTGCACCATGTGCTTGACGCTGCGCCGTTCGTGCGCAAGATGCAGCAGCACGCGAGGAAGCGCGTGGTGATTGTGGAGATGATGGAGACGCCTGGCGCGACAGAGATGCCGTTCTTCGAGCGAGTGCACGGTGCCGCCCCGACGCCCTTGCCCGGACTGCCGAAAATCCTTGAACTGCTATGGGCGTTGGAAATCTACCCCGATGTAACGATGGTTGAGCCGGAGAACGCCGTTCTCGACACCGACCGCGAAGGTGTGCTGGATCACCTGCGCCGCCGCCTCAGCGTTGAAGAAGGCAGTGAAGCCGACGACCGTTTACAAGCAGCCGCCAACGAACTGTTGGTGGACATTCCCGAAGGCTTGTCCGTTCGCAACGCCGCAATGCGTCGAAGCGCCATCGTTTCTTGGAATCCGGCGCGCGTCTGAGCTCGCTATAATCTATTGCTTGATACACTCTCTCCGTGATGTACAATGCACAGGCTGATTAAACCAACACGTAGGAGGCGACCCAATGCACATCGCGCGATTTTCTTGGAACGACAGGATACAGTGGGGCATCGCTGAGGGCGATGATTTGTATGCGTTGGATGGCGGCTTGTACGACAACCCGTCCGCCGGCGAGCGGTTGTGTGCGCTGTCGGATGCGCGGCTGCTCGCGCCGATTGACGCGCATGCGAACAAGGTAGTCGCCATAGCAGCGAACTACGGCGATAAGGCTGGACGCGATGGTCCCGGCATCTTTATGAAGCAGCCCGGCACTGTCATCGGACCGGACGACTCCATCATCTATCCGCGCATCGGCGTGCGCATCATCCACGAAGCGGAAGTGGGAATTGTCATCGGCAAGCGCGCGCGGCATGTCAGCGTGGAAGACGCGTTCGACTATGTGCTGGGATACACCTGCGTCAACGATGTGAGCGCGAATGAGCTTACGAACAGCGACATCGGCGCGGGCATGAGCCTGCGCTGGAAGCACTTCGACACCTTCTGCCCGCTTGGTCCTGTAGTCGCAACCGGCATAGACGGCGACAACCTGCGAATCCAATGCCGCGTCAACGGGCAGACGCAAGTGGACGGCAGCAGCGCGGACATGCTCTGGGGCGTCGCCGAGTTGGTGAGCTGGGTATCGGATGTGATGACGCTATACCCCGGCGACATAATCCCCAGCGGCTGCCCCGGCGTGGACGAAATCAAGGTCGGCGATGCCGTCGAGGTCGAGATAGAAGGTATCGGCATCCTCCGCAACCCGGTGGTGAAGGACATTGATTGAGTTAAATATAAATGGATGGATGGGGAGGATAAACACCATTTATCCTCCCCATCCCGCTAACCCCTTGTTCCAATGCCCTCCGTGTCTCCGAACTCCTTGATCATTATCCAGGCAGACTCCTCAACTGTCTGTCCGTTTCCGAGGTCATCCAATTCATTCCATGTGTCCGTCACTCGGTCAGGAAGACGCTTGTATCCGAGACGTTCATAAATTCGTATCGCATCGACATTGTCAACGGATACTTCTAGGTTGACTTCGTACAGATTCCGTCGGACGGCCGCTGACTCGACGGCCTCAATTAAGGCGGTTCCCACACCACGATTTCTGAAGGCACTTCCCACGTCCAGTGCGAACATTCGCAACGAGCCCGTCCTCTGAAATCCTCGACCACCTGTACTGACCGTGCCGACGATCTGCCCCTCGAGTTCGGCTATGAGCATCTCCCTGTATCCGAGCTCGCTTTCGTCATACCTTCTCTTAACCTGTGTACGGCTGACTTCTGGGCTGAGCGAATCTGCCAACCGATCAACATCTTCAAGTCTTACTTGGCGAATTTCCATTTAATCGGTCCCAAGGTTCTGACTTTAGCCCTATAAGAGTGGAAGGGGCTTATTGACTGACATACCGAAATACAGACTAACCGACAGACTAATCACGCCTTCTCCGCGATGAAATCCGCCATCCGCTCGCCTATCATCATCGTCGTGACATTCGTGTTCGCGCGGATACAGTCCGGCATCACCGACGCGTCCACCACGCGCAAGCCTTCCATCCCATGCACGCTCCCGTGCTGGTCAACCACCGCCATCGGATCGGACGCAGGCCCCATCTTGCATGTGCAGGATATGTGATGCCCTGTCGTCGCGTCCCGCATCATCCAGTCGTCCAGCGCGTCGTCCGATGCGAGGTCCGCGTCCGATGGCTCTATGCGCTCTTCGATGATGTCCTTAAACGCCTCATGCTCGCCCAGCGCAATGGCGCGGTGAATGCCCTCGCGCATCCGAATGCGGTCGAACTCCTCCGCGAAGTAGTTGTAGTTCAGGAACGGCTGCACACTTGGGTCGGGCGATGTGAGCCTCAGATCGCCCGCGCTCGCGGCGAGGTATATCGAGACGATAGCACGGATGCCCAGAGGTTCCATGCGCGCACCGCCTCGGTCCACCCGCTCAGTTGCGAACGACTGGAATATCATAATCATATCGTTCCGCAGGTCGCTGCCCTCCGCCGTGTAGCGCAGCACAAGCTGGTTGCGCGGCGCAAGCCCGTCTAGCTCGAAGCCTTCCTTCGTCTTCCATGTAATCCAGACGATAGGATGGTCGCGCAGATTCTGCCCCACACCCGGTAGGTCATGCACCAGCGGAATGCCGAACTCGGCTAGGTGCGCGGCAGGACCCACGCCCGACAGCATCAGTATCTGCGGAGAGCCTATCGCGCCCGCGCTCAGCACTATTTCGTCGCCGAATACCTCGAATGTTTCACCGCCGGACTCCACCTGCACACCAACCGCGCGCTTGCCCTCGAACAGGATGCGCTGCGTGGCGCAGTTCGCGCGAATAGTCAGGTTCAGCCGGTGCCGCGACATCCCCAGGTAGCCGATATTCGTACTCCAGCGAATCCCCTGCGGATTGTTGAACGGCGTAGGGCTGATGCCGGTCGAGTCAGGGTTGTTCAGGTCAAGGCTTTCCGGATGTCCTGCCGCTTTGCATGCGTCGTAGAACGCCTTCTGCGCCGGCAGCCACTCGTCCTGCTTGAACCGCCGCGCGATGATGGGACCGTCCGTGCCGTGGAAGTCGTCCGAGAAGTCTGTGTCCGTCTCCAGCTTGCGGAAGTACGGCATAAGCTTGTCGAAAGTCCAGTCCGAGTTGCCCATCGCAGCCCAGCCGTCGTAGTCCTCCGGCACGCCGCGCAGGAACATCTGCCCGTTGATTGCGCTCGACCCGCCCGTAACCTTGCCGCGCGGCACCATCATAGGCTGCTCCGCGCGCGCCGACGGCTGCCCCCAGAACTGCCAGTTGTGGTCGCTCACCATCACATCCGTGCCGGTCGCATATCCATAGCGCACCTCGTCCGGCAGTTGCTCAATCTCGGCGTAGTCGGGGCCCGCCTCCAACAGCAGGACCGACTTGCTCGGATCCTCGCTCAGCCGCGATGCAACGATAGCGCCCGCCGACCCCGCGCCAACAACGATGATGTCGTACTTCATATTACTTCCTCCTATCGTGTTTATCCTGTCGGTTCATTTTAATTTGCAAGGTAGGAGAGTAAGCGCTACATCTCCCGCCGAATATAGTCCGCAATCCGCTCGCCGATCATCATTGTGGTTACGTTTGTGTTGGCGCGCACCGTGTCGGGCATTACGGAGGCGTCGGCTACGCGCAAGCCTTCGATACCGTGCACTCTGCCGTACTGGTCAACCACGTTCATCGGGTCGCTGGCGGGGCCCATGCGGCAGGTGGTCGTCAGATGCTGCCCGGTCGTGACCTCTCGCAGCATCCATGCATCCAGCGCGTCGTCGGATTCTAAGTCAGCGTCGGTCGGGCTGTATCGCTCCTTCACCACCGAGGATAAGTCGGAATGCGCGAAGACATCCACCGCTAGGCGCACGACTTCGCGCAGACGCCGCCTGTCCTCAGGGTCTTCCAGCAGGTGGTAGTCAAGGAACGGCTGTACATGGGGATCGAGCGATGTGAGCGTAATTCTGCCCTTGCTCTTGGCGAGGTATATCGAGCCTGTGATGCGTATGCCCGTCGCCTCCATGCGGTTGCCACCGCGGTTGATGCGCTCGGACGCGAACGACTGCATCCACATCATCATGTCGTTGGCAAGCTCCGAGCCGGTCGCGGTGTAGCGCAGCCCGACCTGAATGCGCGGCGCGAGACCGTCCAGTGGGATGTGGTCTTGCACGCTCGCGTCGATGAATATCAGCGGATGATCGCTGAAGTTGCGCCCCACGCCGGGCAGGTCATGCACGACGGGTATGCCCATTTCTTGCAGGTGGTCGGCAGGACCTACGCCGGACAGCATCAGCAGTTGCGGGTTGGCGATTGTGCCACTGCTCAGCACGATTTGATCGGCTTCCGCGATGAAACGCTCGCCCCCGCTCTCCACATCCACGCCGGTAACACGCTTGCCGTCGAACAGCAGCCGGTGCGCCATGCAATTCCCCCTGATGGTCAGGTTCAGGCGGTGGCGCGCCTGGCTCAGGTAGCCGACGCTGGTGCTCCAGCGTATGCCGTCTGGGTTGTTGCAGGGAATCGCTCCAACGCCGTGCGCGTCCGGCGCGTTCATGTCATCAACATGCTGGAAACCCAAATCCCGACAGGCATTGTAGAACCCGCTCTGCGAAGGATGCCATGTCTCGCGTTTGAAGCGGTGGCAGATGATTGGCCCCTCCGTGCCGTGGAAGTCGTCTGAGAAGTCGGTGTCGGTCTCCAGCTTGCGGAAGAACGGCATCACATTCTCGAGTTTCCAGTCGTCGTTGCCCTTGGCTGCCCAGTCGTCGAAGTCGTGTGTCAGCCCGCGCAGAAACACCTGCCCGTTGATGGCGCTTGTGCCGCCGGTAACCTTGCCACGCGGCACTAGCATCGGCTCGGCGACATCGTTGCCCTTGCCGATAAACTGCCAGTTGTGGTCGTCGCTCACCATTATGTCTGTCCCGGTGGCATAGCCGAACTTCAGCTCTTCAGGCAGCGTATCCAAGTCTGGGTAGTCCGGACCCGCCTCCAGCAGCAGCACGGAACGATCCGGGTCTTCAGAAAGCCTGGAGGCAACAACGCCTCCGCCAGAACCCGCGCCTATGACGATAACATCGTATTTCATGGCAGTCCCTCCATTTGGTTTATCAATCAGTCGGTCAGTTTGTTGATTGGCGTGTCAGTCCATGCCCCATTGATGGCGGAAGGTTAGGATGGGGATGAATCGCCCCATACCAATCTCATTCTGTCCCTAACGGGCCTGCCCATCCCTCAACGCATGCGAATAGTGCATATTGCGGGCGATAATATATGCGGCTGGCGCGAGCGTCAAGAATGTGCAGTAATTTGCCATGATTTCGTGAATGCCTGTTGGTTAACCGTCTGGGCTGACATTCCGAGCAGAGCGGAAAATCTAAAGTCGTCTGGGTAAATCGGGCGTATATGCGGTAGAATAGTCAGCAGACGCCATTCCGGCTCACAATTCATGAATTCATACTTGAGGTTTGCCAATGTCCCTGACAAGGGAGTTACAAAGCGAAAATGCTGATCTTTGGGAGCGCGCCGCGACGCACCCGTTCGTAATCGAGATGGGCGAAGGCACACTGCCGACGGAGAAGTTTCGCCGCTACTTTCTGCAGGACTATGTGTTCGTGCGTGACCTCGTGCAGACGATTGCGCTGGGCGCGGCGAAGGCGCCAACCATCGAAGACGGCGCGCCGCTTGTGAAATTCCTCGCGGCGCTTGGTCCCGAGAACGACCTGTTTCAGCGCGCGTTCGCCGAGCTTGGTGCAAGTGAAGCCGAATACTCCGCGGCGAGCGCAACGCCTACCACGCAGGCATTCGGCGATTTCATCGCGCGCACTGCACTGCAGGGCGACTTTATCGACATCCTGACTATCCTATACGTTACGGAAGGCTTGTATCTCGACTGGGCGGTGCGTCTGCTGGAAGCCGGCAAGCGTCCGGAATCGCCGAAGATATACGCGGAGTGGATCGACATACACGGACCGGAAGTTCTGGGCGAACTGGTCGATTTCCTCCGCGAGCGTATCGACAATGCAGGCATTGACGGCGCGGACAACAGCAGACGCGACGAGATAGCGCGCGTCTTCCGCACTACGCTCCGCTACGAATACCGCTTCTGGCAAGCCGCATATCACGGCGACAACTGGGACTAATCCATCCTACATCTAAATCGCATCCAGTTCATCGATATAAGTTATGTGAGTAACTCATGAAAAAAGTAATGACGATTGCGGGCAGCGACTCCGGCGGCGGTGCTGGCATACAAGCCGACCTAAAGGCGTTCGCCGCCAACGGCGTTTACGGCACATCCGCAATCACGGCGGTTACGGCGCAAAACACGCTGCGAGTCTCCGATGTGCTGGCGTTGCCACCGGAGTTCGTGGCGAGCCAGATAGATGCCATCGTGAGCGACATCGGCGCGGACGCGGTGAAGACGGGCATGCTCGCCAACGCCGCCATCGTGGATACGGTCGCCGAGTGCATCGCGGCGCATTCGCTCAGCCCGGTCGTCATCGACCCGGTGATGGTCAGCAGCACTGGCTCGCGCCTGTTCGCGGATGACGCAGTGGACGCGATACGCGACCTGTTGCTGCCTCTCGCCACGCTGGTTACGCCGAATACGCGTGAGGCAACGGTGCTGACCGGACTCGCAATCAACACGCCGGACGACATGCGCGTCGCAGCACGCCAAATCGCCGAGACGATGGGTGCGAGCGCAGTGCTCGTCAAGGGGGGGCACATCGAAGGTCCGGCTACCGATGTGCTGTACGATGGGAGCGGCTTCACCGAGTTCACGGAGGAGCGCATCGACACCACGAGCAATCACGGCACGGGCTGCACTCTGGCATCGACCATTGCGTCGAACTTGGCGAATGGTCAGGACCTGCCGACCGCAGTGGCAAACGGCAAGGCGTATGTTACGAACGCGATGCGCGCTGCCGTGCCCATCGGCGAGGGACACGGGCCCCTGAACCACTTCTACATGCTTGGTGGCGCGAACTGATAAGCCCGAGGTGAGGTCTGACATGACAACAACCACAGAGCGGCTCATAATGACGGCAGACGAACTGTTCGCTATGCCGGACGACGGCTATCGCTACGAACTCGTCAGAGGAGAACTGCGAAAGATGGCACCGGAAGGTGGGGAACACAGTTGGATTTCGTCTGACATAGACGGTAGTTTGAACCCGTATGTCAAAGTGAATAGTCTAGGTAAGACTTTCACTAACGACCCAGGATTCATTCTGCAACGCGACCCCGACCATGTGCGCGCGCCCGATGTCGCCTTCGTGCGGCGCGAGCGCATCGAAGTTATCGGCAAGCAGACAGGATATTGGCCAGAAGCGCCGGACTTGGCAGTCGAAGTCATTTCTCCGCACGACCGCTACACCGAAGTCGATGAGAAGGTCGCCGATTGGCTTGCCGCCGGCACGCGCATGGTAATCGTGGTCAACCCGCGCAACAATACGGTGAGGGTGCACCGCTCGCCCACTGATGTCGTCAGCCTGACGATTGACGATACGCTGGACGGTGGCGATGTGGTGCCGGGATGGCGCATGCCGCTGACGGAAATCTTATTGGATTGATGTGCCGCGTGTGCACATAGGGAGTGCAACGGCGCTTTTCACCCCTCGTCCTAACCTTCTGAAAACCTACTAACTGACGCACTGACATACTGATAGACTGACGCACTGACAAAACACACAAGGAATAAAGATGGAAAACTCCGTAGGCATTGGGCTGCTGGGCATGGGCGTGGTCGGGGGCGGCGTGGCGCAAGTTATTGGCGGCAAGAGCGACGAGCTGGCGAAAATGATCGGCGCGCCTCCGATGTTGCATGGCGCACTGGTTCGCGATATGACCAAGCCGCGCGCAGCGAATCTACCCGCAGACTCGCTCACCACCCGCGCTGACGATATTATCGAACACCCGATGGTCAACATCGTCGTGGAGGTTATGGGCGGCGAGCAGCCCGCGCTCGACTACATCCTCAAAAGCATATCGCTCGGCAAGCATGTGGTTACCGCCAACAAGGAAGTGATGGCGAAGCACGGCGCGGACATCCTGACGCAGGCGCGCGAACAAGGCGTGCAGGTGCTGTTCGAGGCGAGCGTCGCAGGCGGTACGCCTATCATCGCACCGCTGCTGCGCGACCTCGTGGCGAACGAAATAGTCAGCGTCAACGGCATCATCAACGGTACGACGAACTATATACTGACGAAGATGGCGCAGGAAGGGCAGGACTTCGCGGTCGCGCTTGCGGACGCGCAAGCGTTGGGCTACGCAGAATCAGACCCGACGAACGACATTGAAGGCATCGACGCGGCATACAAGCTGGCGATACTATCTACGCTCGCATTCCGCGCGAGTGTCAGCGATGCCGATGTTTACAGCGAAGGCATAACGCACCTGACAGCGCAGGACTTCCGATACGCGCGCGAACTCGGCTATGCGATAAAGCTGCTCGCCATCGCGGACAAGGCGAACGGCGCGGTGAATGTGCGCGTGCATCCGGCGATGGTGCCGGAAGATGTGATGCTCGCTAAGGTTGACGGCGTGCTGAACGCTATCGAAGTGCAGACGGATCTCGCCGGGCGCGTGCTGTTCCACGGACGCGGCGCCGGCGACATGCCCACGACGAGCGCCGTACTCGCAGATGTGGTGCATATCGCGCGCAACGTAGTCCGCGGTGTCGATGCGCCGCCGCTGCCTATGCTGAACGCCGATGTGCGCATCTCTCCGATTAGCGCGCTTGAGACGAAGTACTACATGCGGCTGAATGTCGAAGAACGGCCCGGCGTATTCGCGCAAATCCTCAAGGTGCTGGGCGACCTCGACATCAGTATTGCGTCTGCCATTCAAAAGGAGACCGACGACGCGGCAAGGCGCGCGGAAATCGTGCTTATGACGCATCGCGCCAAGGAGAAATCGGTGCAGACCGCGCTGAAAGCCATCGGCAAACTCGAAGTGGTGAACGAAATCGGCAGCCTAATCCGCGTCGAAGAATGGGATTGAAATTGACAGAGTGTTGAGCGCGATATATACTATATATACATTCGCCCCTTGGCAGTACGCTACACTCCCGGAATATCCGGTGATCTTGAGTGAGCCGATCCCCTGGGGCTTTTTGTTTGCCCTGTGAGGTTTCTATGGCTAAAGTGGCAATTCTGATAGATGGTGGATACTTTCTAAAGCGGCTGCCGTCAGTACGCTCAGATATAGATGACACGGATCCTATTGAAGTTGCGGGGGCTATCAGGCAGTTAGTCCGTAACCACCTGAGTCAACTAAACAACATTCATCATGCTACTAACTTTTACAGTCTTCTCTATCGGTGCTTTTACTATGATGCCCTTCCGTACAGTAACAAAGGACAAAAACCCATAACCAGACGTCCCATTAACTTCGCTACATCAGAAATGGGCTCTTCGATGCTCTGCGCGAGCAATCTAACTTTGCGCTTAGATTGGGAGAAGTTAGAAAGCCGAGCAAAAGTTCATGGACTTTGAAACCATCAGCACAAAAGCGTCTTTTGCGTGGAGACATAGATACGTCGGGGCTTAGTGATGAGGATTTCATACCTGATTTGCATCAGAAGGGTGTGGACATGCGGATAGGGCTAGATATCGCATCTATTACCCTGAAACAACAAGCCGACACGATCATACTCGTATCTGGTGACAGCGATTTTGTGCCTGCGGCAAAATTGGCGCGCCGAGAAGGTGTCATATTCATCTTGGACCCGCTTTGGCAAAAGGTCTCTAATGACCTGCTGGAACACATCGATGGATTGCGGAGTGGCTTCTACAATCCTGGCAGCCGAACCACGTGAGATTCCTAGGCGACAAGACCGACAAGGCAGCCCAATCCGAAGCCCGCGCCGACGCTGCCGAAGCCCGCGTATCGCAACCGGAAGCCGAACTGCGCCGCCTGCGTGGGGAATAACGACGGTTGGTTCAACTGCGATCTGACAAGTTCGGCGATATGGAACTGCAAATCCGCGTTCAGCCGCGCGAGCCGTGATGCAATCGAAGTTGATGACGAGGGCGCATCTGCGCGGATAATCGTGCGGATAACGGCGCCGCCCGAATCCGGCAAGGCGCATGCCGCCGTTATTGCGCTGCTGGCAAGGCAGCTGCGCATTCCCAAATGCAGCGCCCACTCCCGCGCAGGCGCAAGCCGCCTCCTCCTCGACCAGCACGCCCTCTTCTCGAAGCGCCCACTCGCACGCGGGCGCAAGTCACGCGACAATATCCCTCGCTTTGCTTCGGAATGACGGCAGGCGGGGATGTACGGCATGACAATGGAATCTGGAATTGCTGTCGGAGTTCGCCCCGCATCCTAACCTTACCCCTCAAGGGGCAGGAGCTCATATCCTGCGTATCCTGTCCATCGATGTTAATTTCCGTTACGGCGTTATCTAATTGGGGTGGTAGAATGTAGCTCGATATGGATGAATTCGTTGTATTCGGTGTGCTGCTGGCGGCGCTTGTGCTGTTTATTACGGGCAAGGTGCGCTATGACATTGTGGCGCTTAGTGCGCTGCTGATACTCACGATTGTGCGGATTGTGCCGGCAGCGGACGCATTTCATGGATTCGGGCATCCGGCGGTCATAACCGTCGGCGCGGTGCTGGTGCTCAGCAAGACGCTCGAAAGCTCCGGCGTCATCGATGTCTTGGAGCGATGGTTCGCGCACGTCGGGCAGCGACTGACCGTGCAGATTGCGTCGCTGTCCGGGTTGGTCGCCGTGCTGTCCGCGTTCATGAACAACGTGGGCGCGCTCAGCCTGCTGATGCCACTCGCGGCTCGGGCGGCGAACACCGCGCGACGTCCATACTCACCCTACCTGATGCCGCTGTCGTTCGCGTCGCTGCTGGGCGGTTTGACAACGTTGGTCGGCACGCCGCCGAACATCATCATCGCCACATTCCGCCACGAAGCAGTTGGCGAAGCGTTCGGAATGTTCGACTTTACGCCCGTCGGCGCAGCAGTCGCAGTCGCTGGTGTCATATTCATCGCGCTTGTCGGATGGCGGCTCATACCGTCTCGGCGGCCGCAAAGTAGCCTGTCGGACGCCATAGACATCTCGGGATATATGGTGGAGGTGCGTGTAACGCAGAACTCGCGATTCGCGGGCAGACTCGTGCGCGACCTAGAAGAGCTCGCCGGCGAGGATGTGGTGATAGTCGGTGTGATACACAGAGGAACGGCATACGGCGCGCCGTCGGCATACCAGATTATCGATGTGGGCGATGTGTTCATCATAGAGATTGCGCCGGAAGACCTGAACGCTTTCATGCTCGATACCGGGTTCGCGCTGGAAATGTTTCGCGATCTGCGGTCCGATGTGGAGCAGTCCGTCGAGGCGGACGATGTAACGCTGCTCGAGGCGGTGGTGATGCGCAACGGGCTAGCGGATGGTAACACGGCGCGCAGCATGCACATGCACGCGCAGTTCGGCGTCAACCTGCTCGGCGTGTCGCGCAGGGGCACTCGGCGCGTATCGAGGCTCAGCCAAGTCGTGCTGCAAGTCGGCGATGTGCTGCTGTTGCAGGGCAAGACAGAATCGGTACAGAACGCGCTGCCAAGTCTCGGCGTACTGCCGCTCGCGCAACGAGACCTGCAAGTCGGACAGCCGCCACGCCGCCTGATAGTGCCGGTGAGCGTGTTCGTCTGCGCGCTGCTGCTGACCATATTCGGCGTATTGCCGATACACATATCGCTG encodes the following:
- a CDS encoding DUF2437 domain-containing protein, producing MHIARFSWNDRIQWGIAEGDDLYALDGGLYDNPSAGERLCALSDARLLAPIDAHANKVVAIAANYGDKAGRDGPGIFMKQPGTVIGPDDSIIYPRIGVRIIHEAEVGIVIGKRARHVSVEDAFDYVLGYTCVNDVSANELTNSDIGAGMSLRWKHFDTFCPLGPVVATGIDGDNLRIQCRVNGQTQVDGSSADMLWGVAELVSWVSDVMTLYPGDIIPSGCPGVDEIKVGDAVEVEIEGIGILRNPVVKDID
- a CDS encoding mycofactocin system GMC family oxidoreductase MftG, coding for MKYDVIVIGAGSGGGVVASRLSEDPDRSVLLLEAGPDYPDLDTLPEELKFGYATGTDIMVSDDHNWQFIGKGNDVAEPMLVPRGKVTGGTSAINGQVFLRGLTHDFDDWAAKGNDDWKLENVMPFFRKLETDTDFSDDFHGTEGPIICHRFKRETWHPSQSGFYNACRDLGFQHVDDMNAPDAHGVGAIPCNNPDGIRWSTSVGYLSQARHRLNLTIRGNCMAHRLLFDGKRVTGVDVESGGERFIAEADQIVLSSGTIANPQLLMLSGVGPADHLQEMGIPVVHDLPGVGRNFSDHPLIFIDASVQDHIPLDGLAPRIQVGLRYTATGSELANDMMMWMQSFASERINRGGNRMEATGIRITGSIYLAKSKGRITLTSLDPHVQPFLDYHLLEDPEDRRRLREVVRLAVDVFAHSDLSSVVKERYSPTDADLESDDALDAWMLREVTTGQHLTTTCRMGPASDPMNVVDQYGRVHGIEGLRVADASVMPDTVRANTNVTTMMIGERIADYIRREM
- the thiD gene encoding bifunctional hydroxymethylpyrimidine kinase/phosphomethylpyrimidine kinase, which encodes MKKVMTIAGSDSGGGAGIQADLKAFAANGVYGTSAITAVTAQNTLRVSDVLALPPEFVASQIDAIVSDIGADAVKTGMLANAAIVDTVAECIAAHSLSPVVIDPVMVSSTGSRLFADDAVDAIRDLLLPLATLVTPNTREATVLTGLAINTPDDMRVAARQIAETMGASAVLVKGGHIEGPATDVLYDGSGFTEFTEERIDTTSNHGTGCTLASTIASNLANGQDLPTAVANGKAYVTNAMRAAVPIGEGHGPLNHFYMLGGAN
- the mftG gene encoding mycofactocin system GMC family oxidoreductase MftG codes for the protein MKYDIIVVGAGSAGAIVASRLSEDPSKSVLLLEAGPDYAEIEQLPDEVRYGYATGTDVMVSDHNWQFWGQPSARAEQPMMVPRGKVTGGSSAINGQMFLRGVPEDYDGWAAMGNSDWTFDKLMPYFRKLETDTDFSDDFHGTDGPIIARRFKQDEWLPAQKAFYDACKAAGHPESLDLNNPDSTGISPTPFNNPQGIRWSTNIGYLGMSRHRLNLTIRANCATQRILFEGKRAVGVQVESGGETFEVFGDEIVLSAGAIGSPQILMLSGVGPAAHLAEFGIPLVHDLPGVGQNLRDHPIVWITWKTKEGFELDGLAPRNQLVLRYTAEGSDLRNDMIMIFQSFATERVDRGGARMEPLGIRAIVSIYLAASAGDLRLTSPDPSVQPFLNYNYFAEEFDRIRMREGIHRAIALGEHEAFKDIIEERIEPSDADLASDDALDDWMMRDATTGHHISCTCKMGPASDPMAVVDQHGSVHGMEGLRVVDASVMPDCIRANTNVTTMMIGERMADFIAEKA
- a CDS encoding class I SAM-dependent methyltransferase — encoded protein: MSDANAIIDAWRERMQEWDRFMAELRGGEGGHGHGGHSGHGQAQGRGDRRATFIHKPLDPRRTDDAVLNGILDLVSVDYEVLDVGGGSGRFAIPLALRAKHVTVVEPSEDSVELLNERVTDFGIENITIINEAWEDVPEPAADVVLCSLVLHHVLDAAPFVRKMQQHARKRVVIVEMMETPGATEMPFFERVHGAAPTPLPGLPKILELLWALEIYPDVTMVEPENAVLDTDREGVLDHLRRRLSVEEGSEADDRLQAAANELLVDIPEGLSVRNAAMRRSAIVSWNPARV
- a CDS encoding DUF167 domain-containing protein, which gives rise to MTSSAIWNCKSAFSRASRDAIEVDDEGASARIIVRITAPPESGKAHAAVIALLARQLRIPKCSAHSRAGASRLLLDQHALFSKRPLARGRKSRDNIPRFASE
- a CDS encoding homoserine dehydrogenase, whose translation is MENSVGIGLLGMGVVGGGVAQVIGGKSDELAKMIGAPPMLHGALVRDMTKPRAANLPADSLTTRADDIIEHPMVNIVVEVMGGEQPALDYILKSISLGKHVVTANKEVMAKHGADILTQAREQGVQVLFEASVAGGTPIIAPLLRDLVANEIVSVNGIINGTTNYILTKMAQEGQDFAVALADAQALGYAESDPTNDIEGIDAAYKLAILSTLAFRASVSDADVYSEGITHLTAQDFRYARELGYAIKLLAIADKANGAVNVRVHPAMVPEDVMLAKVDGVLNAIEVQTDLAGRVLFHGRGAGDMPTTSAVLADVVHIARNVVRGVDAPPLPMLNADVRISPISALETKYYMRLNVEERPGVFAQILKVLGDLDISIASAIQKETDDAARRAEIVLMTHRAKEKSVQTALKAIGKLEVVNEIGSLIRVEEWD
- a CDS encoding GNAT family N-acetyltransferase: MEIRQVRLEDVDRLADSLSPEVSRTQVKRRYDESELGYREMLIAELEGQIVGTVSTGGRGFQRTGSLRMFALDVGSAFRNRGVGTALIEAVESAAVRRNLYEVNLEVSVDNVDAIRIYERLGYKRLPDRVTDTWNELDDLGNGQTVEESAWIMIKEFGDTEGIGTRG
- a CDS encoding Uma2 family endonuclease, producing the protein MTTTTERLIMTADELFAMPDDGYRYELVRGELRKMAPEGGEHSWISSDIDGSLNPYVKVNSLGKTFTNDPGFILQRDPDHVRAPDVAFVRRERIEVIGKQTGYWPEAPDLAVEVISPHDRYTEVDEKVADWLAAGTRMVIVVNPRNNTVRVHRSPTDVVSLTIDDTLDGGDVVPGWRMPLTEILLD